One Coffea arabica cultivar ET-39 chromosome 5c, Coffea Arabica ET-39 HiFi, whole genome shotgun sequence DNA window includes the following coding sequences:
- the LOC113689451 gene encoding putative late blight resistance protein homolog R1B-14, translating to MDDLIRRSYDNLRHMYKSCFLYLGVFPEVLEIQVSKLFQLWIVEGFIPQIEKAGMEEIAEQSKAENLFHECDMGTVSSSSHRLFCINSQFANYISNQQLAQNVNILPQKIPSLLNLQTLVVHTTSPTLDIQADIWAMTKPRHLHTNTSTTVPKCLEQSPGGENLQTLSTVSPESLTKDVFKRAKNLKKLGICGKLNNLVEGNGESSLSDSLCELDSLENLKLYGDDVNSKLLTLPQAHKFPPRLSLHNTSLDWNYMSILGNLGNLDVLTLKDYAFKGDYWKTKRGGFPSLKVSSLELRI from the exons ATGGATGATTTAATAAGACGGAGTTATGATAACTTGCGTCACATGTACAAGTCGTGTTTTCTCTACCTTGGTGTCTTCCCTGAAGTCTTGGAGATCCAAGTTTCAAAATTGTTCCAATTGTGGATAGTGGAAGGCTTCATTCCCCAAATTGAGAAAGCAGGCATGGAGGAAATAGCAGAGCAAT CAAAAGCTGAAAATCTTTTCCATGAATGTGACATGGGGACGGTTTCATCTTCCAGCCATCGCCTATTCTGCATTAACTCTCAATTTGCGAACTACATTTCCAATCAACAGCTTGCTCAGAAT GTCAATATCCTTCCCCAAAAAATTCCTAGCCTACTTAACTTGCAAACTCTTGTTGTTCACACCACATCCCCTACCCTTGACATACAAGCAGATATTTGGGCAATGACAAAACCAAGGCATCTACATACTAATACCTCCACAACCGTGCCTAAATGTCTGGAGCAATCTCCTGGCGGTGAAAACCTACAAACTCTATCTACCGTTTCACCTGAAAGTCTTACAAAAGATGTGTTTAAAAGGGCTAAAAACCTTAAGAAGCTTGGCATATGTGGGAAGTTAAACAATCTTGTGGAGGGCAATGGCGAGTCTAGTTTGTCTGACAGTCTTTGCGAACTGGACTCCCTTGAAAATTTGAAGCTATATGGTGATGATGTAAACTCCAAGCTGCTTACCCTTCCTCAGGCACACAAATTCCCTCCAAGGCTGAGTCTGCACAACACAAGTCTAGATTGGAATTACATGTCTATACTGGGGAACCTTGGGAATCTTGACGTGCTCACGTTGAAGGACTATGCTTTTAAGGGAGATTATTGGAAGACTAAGCGAGGGGGTTTTCCTTCTCTGAAAGTTTCTTCATTGGAGCTACGGATTTAA
- the LOC113689467 gene encoding putative late blight resistance protein homolog R1A-3, with the protein MKCLDSGRRRLQENDPQVEHHFFARIFVSVSKDYNKKEVLLSALSAFIKDIRDHNMSVKDLVPKVRETLKYEYLIVMDDVWNTKAWEDLKDAFPDYSKGSRVLIITPQVSVAQRAATKTDPYPLRFMKQEKAEELLRTKIFNENECPQKL; encoded by the coding sequence ATGAAATGCTTGGACTCGGGAAGACGCCGCTTGCAAGAGAATGACCCTCAAGTCGAACATCATTTTTTCGCTCGCATATTTGTCAGTGTTTCGAAGGATTACAACAAGAAAGAAGTGCTTCTTAGTGCACTAAGTGCCTTCATCAAGGACATTAGGGATCATAACATGTCTGTGAAGGATTTAGTTCCCAAGGTCCGAGAGACACTGAAGTATGAGTATTTGATTGTCATGGACGATGTTTGGAACACAAAAGCATGGGAAGATCTCAAGGATGCTTTTCCAGATTATAGCAAGGGCAGTAGGGTGTTGATAATTACTCCACAAGTGTCTGTGGCCCAGCGTGCTGCAACAAAGACTGATCCCTATCCATTGCGATTTATGAAGCAAGAAAAAGCTGAAGAATTACTGAGGACGAAGATTTTCAATGAAAATGAATGTCCACAGAAGCTGTGA
- the LOC113689468 gene encoding G-type lectin S-receptor-like serine/threonine-protein kinase At4g03230, with the protein MQPAGISLSFLLLVVLETSNFQSCVARDTITSNSLLPDDGTTIISAGKGFELGFFDPEDNINTGRYVGIWYYNLSPRTVVWVANRDAPLPYVPGNFSIGEDGNLKLVDKMGTSYFNTTLERSSPVNRILKLLDSGNLVLIDGSSGNILWQSFAEPTDTFLPGMTMDGGLKLVSWMDIGNPATGSFTFEQDQENRLPKIMKGKTAPHWKSDQSGSVELPYFVAFFLSNFSRSVDQATYKSSSAYSSKNPGSANTSLNYSDELESYANTRLLMNSSGEIQFYRWEQDGWSLMWKEPHDACSVYNPCGNYGSCNLKSGGLNCDILPGFKPVFPDAWKTGDFSGGCERKLDICNMPSKPDTFLNLKLMKVRKPDILYAADREDTCRQEYCLSGCACQAYYYAGFDNRSRNNGDGMVRSLGRDRDDSAESSPSRPLPIRYRDETIPKYLTRREIGRDVTATGHNSLTYCINIRSIGGKVFCITLFCLAEGTSSKRENPPISGNRVTVIIVTTVIAVVLLAGTLTCSFYRRIIAKRKETEKSIPGNPMPYLDDSERQAAEMVDEDDKFIDVPYFSLESILAATNNFSDTNKLGRGGFGPVYKGIFPEEKEIAVKRLSSHSGQGMEEFRNEVVLIAKLQHRNLVRLLGYCIKGPEKILLYEYMPNKSLDTFIFDEGRCILLDWNMRFNIILGIARGLLYLHQDSRLRIIHRDLKTSNILLDEEMNPKISDFGLARIVQGKETEANTIKVVGTYGYMSPEYAIEGLFSVKSDVFSFGVIILEIVSGKRNTSGFYRSEEVLSLLGYAWRLWQERKALDLVDKKLLESCNGTEVMKSINIGLLCVQDDPSDRPTMSNVLIMLSSETTTLPSPNQPAFVGRRRTSSTSASLSSKAETISINEMTISAEDGR; encoded by the exons ATGCAACCTGCCGGCATCTCTCTGAGTTTCTTGTTACTTGTAGTACTGGAGACTAGCAACTTCCAATCATGTGTGGCAAGAGACACCATCACTTCTAACAGTTTATTGCCAGATGATGGCACAACTATTATATCCGCTGGGAAAGGATTTGAACTGGGCTTCTTCGATCCTGAAGATAACATTAATACTGGAAGATACGTAGGCATATGGTATTACAACTTGAGTCCAAGAACAGTTGTATGGGTTGCCAACAGAGATGCACCGTTACCATATGTACCTGGAAACTTTTCCATAGGTGAAGATGGCAATCTCAAGTTGGTGGATAAGATGGGAACTTCATATTTCAATACTACGCTTGAAAGATCTAGTCCTGTTAACAGGATCCTGAAGCTGCTGGATTCTGGGAATTTGGTACTGATTGATGGGAGCTCAGGAAATATCCTATGGCAAAGCTTTGCCGAACCAACTGATACTTTTCTTCCTGGCATGACGATGGATGGAGGTTTGAAGTTGGTTTCCTGGATGGATATTGGCAATCCTGCAACTGGGAGCTTCACATTTGAGCAAGATCAAGAAAATAGGCTGCCCAAGATCATGAAGGGAAAAACAGCACCGCACTGGAAAAGTGATCAATCAGGTTCCGTTGAACTGCCTTACTTTGTGGCCTTCTTCTTATCGAATTTTAGCCGTAGTGTTGATCAGGCTACTTATAAATCTTCCAGTGCATATTCTTCAAAAAATCCTGGTTCAGCAAATACTAGCTTAAACTACTCGGATGAACTAGAATCTTATGCAAATACTAGGTTATTGATGAATTCCTCTGGAGAGATACAATTTTACCGTTGGGAACAGGATGGATGGTCATTGATGTGGAAGGAGCCCCATGATGCGTGTAGTGTCTATAACCCTTGTGGTAATTATGGTAGCTGTAATCTCAAAAGTGGGGGTTTGAATTGTGATATTCTGCCAGGATTCAAGCCCGTCTTTCCTGATGCTTGGAAAACTGGAGATTTTAGTGGCGGTTGTGAAAGGAAGTTGGATATATGCAATATGCCCTCCAAACCAGACACATTCTTGAATTTGAAGTTGATGAAAGTGAGGAAACCGGACATCCTATATGCTGCGGACAGGGAGGATACGTGCAGACAGGAGTACTGTCTCAGCGGTTGTGCATGCCAGGCATACTATTATGCTGGATTTGACAATCGAAGTCGAAATAATGGTGATGGCATGGTTCGAAGTCTCGGCCGAGAccgagacgactcggccgagtcgtcaccgtctcggcccctaccgatacgataccgtgacgaaacgataccgaaatacttgactcgccgagaaatcggccgagacgtcaccgcgacgg GACATAATTCTTTAACATATTGCATCAACATACGATCTATTGGAGGTAAAGTTTTTTGCATTACTTTGTTCTGTTTAGCAGAAGGGACAAGCTCAAAACGTGAAAATCCACCAATATCAGGGAATCGTGTCACTGTGATTATTGTTACCACAGTGATTGCTGTAGTTTTACTTGCTGGCACCTTAACCTGCTCCTTTTACAGGAGGATCATAGCAAAAagaaaag AGACTGAAAAAAGCATTCCAGGGAATCCCATGCCTTACTTGGACGACAGTGAAAGACAAGCTGCAGAAATGGTTGATGAGGATGATAAATTCATCGATGTACCCTATTTCAGTCTGGAAAGCATACTAGCTGCTACAAATAACTTCTCAGACACAAATAAACTTGGAAGAGGAGGATTTGGCCCAGTTTACAAG GGAATCTTccctgaagaaaaagaaattgcagTAAAGAGGTTGTCAAGCCACTCTGGTCAAGGCATGGAGGAATTTCGAAATGAAGTTGTGTTGATTGCTAAACTACAACATCGGAACCTAGTTAGACTCTTGGGCTACTGCATCAAGGGACCTGAAAAAATTCTTCTGTATGAATACATGCCAAATAAAAGCTTAGACACCTTTATATTTG ATGAAGGACGCTGCATCTTATTGGACTGGAACATGAGATTCAACATCATTCTGGGAATAGCACGGGGACTTCTTTATCTTCACCAGGATTCAAGGTTGAGGATAATTCACAGAGATTTGAAAACAAGCAACATTCTATTAGATGAAGAGatgaatcccaaaatttcagattttggcTTGGCAAGAATAGTTCAAGGCAAAGAAACAGAAGCAAATACAATAAAAGTAGTTGGAACCTA TGGCTATATGTCTCCAGAGTATGCAATCGAAGGTTTATTCTCAGTGAAGTCAGATGTATTTAGTTTTGGAGTAATTATACTTGAGATTGTTAGTGGTAAGAGAAACACTTCCGGATTTTATCGGTCTGAAGAAGTCTTGAGTCTTTTAGGCTAT GCTTGGAGATTGTGGCAAGAAAGGAAAGCATTGGATTTAGTAGACAAGAAGTTACTGGAATCATGCAATGGAACAGAAGTCATGAAGAGCATAAACATTGGTCTCTTATGTGTACAAGATGATCCCAGTGATCGTCCCACCATGTCTAATGTTCTTATTATGCTCAGTAGCGAAACAACTACTCTTCCAAGTCCGAATCAACCAGCTTTTGTAGGAAGAAGACGCACTTCTAGTACATCTGCATCTTTGTCTAGTAAGGCAGAAACAATCTCCATCAACGAGATGACTATCTCTGCAGAAGACGGCCGATGA